AGTTTTAATGCATCTGGTGTGGGTTGTGTATCACCGAAAATAGCAATACAGCGTCCTTTTATTTCAGGGCCGATATACTCTTGACCATCAATGACTCTTCCATCGGGCAATGTGATAGTTTTACCTTGTTTTAACTCTTGTAACCAAGGACCCGTCGGAATATTTTCAGCTTTTAGCTTCAGGGCATCGAGTTTACCAGGGCTATTTTCTTCTTCTAAGCGATAGCCAAAACAAGGTACTGGATGAGAAAGTGCTTCACAACTGACTTTCATTCCTTCTTCTTCAAACAAAAAACCAGCTGCGTCAATTTCAACAATATTAATCGGGTAAGTTAAATAGGAGTGACTTAATGTCAGCGATGTTTCTATAAAATCTTTGATGCCAGCAGGACCATATACTGTTAAGCCAGCTTCGGTTCCCCCCATTGAACGACTACAAAGTAGTCCAGGTAAACCAAAAATGTGGTCACCATGTAAATGGGTAATAAAAATTTTATTTAAACGTGGTAATTTCACGCGAGTATGTAGTATCTGAT
This portion of the Proteus vulgaris genome encodes:
- the rnz gene encoding ribonuclease Z; translated protein: MELIFLGTNAGVPSKDRNVTSMVLDLQNKQKSMWMFDCGEATQHQILHTRVKLPRLNKIFITHLHGDHIFGLPGLLCSRSMGGTEAGLTVYGPAGIKDFIETSLTLSHSYLTYPINIVEIDAAGFLFEEEGMKVSCEALSHPVPCFGYRLEEENSPGKLDALKLKAENIPTGPWLQELKQGKTITLPDGRVIDGQEYIGPEIKGRCIAIFGDTQPTPDALKLANNADVIVHEATFKHEMAEQANSRGHSTTVQATTLAKDANVKKLIITHISSRYLPEDCVELLNECQHVFSHTEIAADFAVFKL